In one window of Zingiber officinale cultivar Zhangliang chromosome 11A, Zo_v1.1, whole genome shotgun sequence DNA:
- the LOC122032299 gene encoding uncharacterized protein LOC122032299, whose product MALASSITMWKPAVGFLRPLAGSETFFQPLRLPATTAAGRRRGAELKVRASSLSEKEKVLSRLTAAAMVAALVIPEVAEAAQPGISPSLKNFLLSIVSGGVVVGVIVGAVIAVSNFDPVKRS is encoded by the coding sequence ATGGCATTAGCTTCTTCGATCACCATGTGGAAGCCCGCGGTCGGCTTCCTCCGGCCTTTGGCAGGCTCAGAAACATTCTTTCAGCCACTCAGGTTGCCTGCTACCACGGCGGCGGGGCGGCGGCGGGGCGCAGAGCTCAAGGTCCGGGCCTCGTCGTTGTCAGAGAAGGAAAAAGTGCTAAGCAGACTGACGGCGGCAGCTATGGTGGCAGCGCTAGTGATACCGGAAGTGGCGGAGGCAGCGCAGCCAGGCATCTCGCCGTCGTTGAAGAACTTCCTCCTGAGCATCGTGTCCGGCGGGGTCGTGGTCGGCGTGATCGTAGGGGCTGTCATCGCCGTCTCCAACTTCGACCCTGTGAAGCGGAGCTGA